The following are encoded in a window of Prochlorococcus marinus CUG1417 genomic DNA:
- a CDS encoding peptidylprolyl isomerase — translation MTTALFETEVGNINIEFFPDDAPNTVKNFTKLIGDGFYDGLAFHRVIPGFMAQGGCPNTRDGASGMPGTGGPGYNIKCEINSNKHLKGSLSMAHAGKDTGGSQFFIVYEPQPHLDGVHTVFGKTDDMDVVLKLTNGSKILKATLK, via the coding sequence ATGACAACTGCATTATTTGAAACAGAAGTTGGGAACATTAATATTGAATTTTTCCCTGACGACGCACCTAATACAGTTAAAAACTTCACTAAGTTGATTGGTGATGGTTTTTATGATGGTCTAGCATTTCACAGGGTTATTCCAGGATTTATGGCTCAGGGTGGGTGCCCAAATACTCGTGATGGAGCATCTGGTATGCCTGGAACCGGAGGCCCTGGATATAATATCAAATGTGAAATTAATTCCAATAAACATCTAAAAGGTTCACTTTCTATGGCTCATGCAGGGAAAGATACAGGTGGTAGTCAGTTTTTCATAGTTTATGAACCACAGCCTCATCTTGATGGAGTTCATACTGTTTTTGGTAAAACAGATGATATGGATGTAGTGCTAAAGCTTACTAATGGTTCAAAAATTCTAAAAGCAACCCTAAAATAG
- a CDS encoding DUF3110 domain-containing protein, with product MNIFVLLYNSGTDKEGIHSIELKGRTIVLMFEDKDDATRYCGLLEAQDFPLPTVEMINIDEIKDFCIKLDYECKLVERNFVPKTAEDRLLISPPQKNLEVDNWEGENNNKENIDINTIKENLEKLL from the coding sequence ATGAACATATTTGTTCTTTTATATAATTCAGGAACAGATAAGGAAGGAATTCATTCGATTGAACTAAAAGGAAGAACTATAGTTCTTATGTTTGAAGACAAGGATGATGCAACAAGATACTGTGGTCTCCTTGAAGCTCAAGATTTTCCTCTTCCAACAGTTGAAATGATCAACATTGATGAAATAAAGGATTTCTGCATTAAATTAGATTATGAATGCAAATTAGTTGAGAGAAATTTTGTGCCTAAAACAGCAGAAGATAGGTTATTAATTTCACCACCTCAGAAAAATCTAGAAGTTGATAATTGGGAGGGTGAAAACAATAATAAAGAAAACATTGATATAAATACCATTAAGGAAAACCTTGAAAAGTTGCTTTAG
- the dnaK gene encoding molecular chaperone DnaK — MGQIVGIDLGTTNSVVGVIEAGRPIVIANSEGSRTTPSIVGFTKEKEIVIGDQARRQLVLNPKNTFYNLKRFIGSDWDELDDNSISVPYNVKANNTGSVRVLSPNTEREYAPEELVSSLIRKLINDAETYLGDTVDSAVITVPAYFNESQRQATKDSAILAGIRVDRILNEPTAAALAYGFEKSSSNNVLVFDLGGGTFDVSLLKISNGVFDVKATCGDTQLGGNNFDSKIVDWLAEKFLAKHDIDLRRDRQALQRLTEAAEKAKCELSGLQKTKISLPFITTTKDGPLHIEETLNRKIFESLSQDLLDRLLEPVQIALDDSGWNAEDIDEVVLVGGSTRIPMVQQLVKTLVPNDPCQSVNPDEVVAIGAAIQSGIISGDLQDLLLNDVTPLSLGLETIGGLMKVLIPRNTPIPVRQSDVFSTSEANQSSVVVQVRQGERPLASENKSLGKFRLSGIPPAPRGIPQVQVAFDIDANGLLEVSATDRTTGRKQTVTISGGSNLNEQEISSILEEAKSKANEDRKIRSVIDRKNSALTLIAQAERRLRDASLEFGPYGAERQQRAVELAIQDVEEYLDVDDPQELEISVSALQEALFGLNRKFASERKTDNNPLQSIKNTFGSLKDELFSDDYWDDDPWDNQMNRNYRNSRYGNSRDDDPWDNDYYL; from the coding sequence ATGGGGCAAATAGTTGGAATAGATTTAGGTACTACTAACTCTGTTGTGGGAGTTATAGAAGCTGGTCGTCCAATTGTTATTGCTAATTCTGAAGGATCTAGAACCACTCCTTCAATAGTTGGTTTTACAAAGGAAAAAGAAATAGTAATAGGTGACCAAGCAAGAAGACAACTTGTTTTAAATCCAAAGAATACTTTTTACAACTTAAAAAGATTTATTGGTAGCGACTGGGACGAATTAGATGATAACAGTATATCTGTTCCCTATAATGTTAAAGCTAATAATACTGGAAGTGTGCGTGTTCTTAGTCCAAATACAGAAAGAGAGTATGCTCCTGAAGAGTTAGTTAGTTCATTAATTAGAAAACTAATAAATGATGCTGAAACATATCTTGGAGATACTGTTGACTCTGCTGTTATTACAGTCCCTGCATATTTCAATGAATCTCAAAGGCAAGCTACAAAGGATTCTGCAATATTGGCTGGAATCAGAGTTGATAGAATCCTAAATGAACCTACGGCAGCTGCTTTAGCTTATGGTTTTGAAAAAAGTTCATCTAATAATGTTCTGGTTTTTGATTTAGGGGGAGGAACATTTGATGTTTCTTTATTAAAAATTTCTAATGGTGTATTTGATGTTAAAGCCACTTGTGGAGATACTCAACTAGGTGGTAATAATTTTGATTCAAAAATAGTAGATTGGCTTGCTGAAAAATTTCTTGCTAAACATGATATTGATTTAAGAAGGGATAGACAAGCTTTACAAAGATTGACTGAAGCTGCCGAAAAAGCTAAATGTGAATTATCAGGATTGCAAAAAACAAAAATATCCCTACCCTTTATCACAACAACTAAAGATGGTCCATTACATATTGAAGAAACATTAAATAGAAAAATATTTGAATCATTATCCCAAGATCTATTAGACAGATTATTAGAGCCTGTGCAAATAGCCTTAGATGACTCAGGATGGAACGCAGAAGATATAGATGAGGTGGTTCTTGTCGGTGGCAGCACCAGAATTCCAATGGTTCAACAATTAGTTAAGACTCTTGTTCCTAATGATCCCTGTCAATCCGTTAATCCTGATGAAGTAGTTGCAATTGGTGCTGCCATACAATCTGGAATAATTAGTGGTGATTTACAAGATTTGCTACTAAATGATGTTACACCTCTTTCTTTAGGTTTAGAAACTATTGGAGGGCTTATGAAAGTACTTATTCCTCGAAATACACCAATTCCAGTACGACAGTCTGATGTTTTTAGTACATCAGAAGCCAATCAATCTTCAGTTGTTGTTCAAGTAAGGCAAGGTGAAAGGCCTCTAGCTTCTGAAAATAAATCACTTGGTAAATTTAGATTATCAGGAATACCTCCAGCTCCAAGAGGGATACCACAAGTTCAGGTAGCATTTGATATTGATGCTAATGGTCTTTTAGAAGTAAGTGCTACTGATAGGACAACTGGAAGAAAGCAAACAGTTACAATTTCTGGAGGTTCTAATTTAAATGAACAAGAAATTTCTTCTATTCTTGAAGAAGCTAAGTCAAAAGCCAATGAAGATAGAAAGATAAGATCTGTCATTGATAGAAAAAATAGTGCATTAACACTTATTGCACAAGCTGAGAGAAGGCTTAGGGATGCCTCATTGGAATTTGGTCCTTATGGTGCCGAAAGACAACAACGAGCTGTTGAATTAGCCATTCAAGATGTAGAAGAATACTTAGATGTTGATGATCCTCAAGAATTAGAAATTTCAGTAAGTGCCCTCCAAGAAGCATTATTCGGTTTAAACAGAAAATTTGCATCAGAAAGGAAAACTGATAATAATCCACTACAGAGTATAAAAAATACATTTGGATCATTAAAAGATGAACTCTTTTCAGATGATTATTGGGATGATGACCCTTGGGATAATCAAATGAATAGAAATTATAGAAATTCGAGGTATGGTAACTCTAGGGATGATGATCCATGGGACAATGACTATTACCTCTAA
- the argC gene encoding N-acetyl-gamma-glutamyl-phosphate reductase, translating to MNVAIVGATGYGGIQAVNLLKKNKKYKISFLGGNKTSGSKWNDNFPFIYLDNDPYIEDISVDNISKNSDVALLCLPNGISSTLTRKLIDRGVKVIDLSADYRYKSLDEWKKVYSKEAAIYKRSDDDLCKEAVYGLPEINKEAISKGRLIACPGCYPTSALIPLAPYLSQGIIENEGIVIDSKSGTSGGGREPNQKLLLSECGEGLSAYGLINHRHTSEIEQVASLISGNKIELLFTPHLVPISRGMHSTIYGRLRDPGLTSDDCRILLDNYYRNFKNIKVLPVDTFPSTKWVKNTNQIFLSVKVDIRNGRIIILSAIDNLLKGQTGQAIQNLNLMCGFSMDEGLDLTNNFP from the coding sequence ATGAATGTTGCAATAGTTGGTGCTACTGGTTACGGAGGTATTCAAGCGGTAAATCTTTTAAAGAAGAATAAAAAATACAAAATTTCATTTTTAGGAGGTAATAAAACCTCTGGATCAAAGTGGAATGATAATTTCCCTTTTATTTATCTAGATAATGATCCTTATATAGAAGATATTTCAGTAGATAATATTTCAAAAAATTCAGATGTTGCATTGCTTTGCTTACCAAATGGAATATCTTCAACATTGACAAGAAAATTAATAGATAGAGGAGTTAAAGTTATTGATTTATCAGCTGATTACAGATACAAGTCCTTAGACGAATGGAAAAAAGTATATTCCAAAGAAGCTGCTATTTATAAAAGGAGTGACGATGATTTATGCAAAGAGGCAGTCTATGGTCTTCCTGAAATAAATAAGGAAGCCATTTCAAAAGGAAGATTAATTGCCTGTCCAGGATGTTATCCAACATCTGCTCTTATTCCATTAGCTCCTTATCTTTCTCAAGGAATTATTGAAAATGAAGGTATAGTAATTGATTCTAAAAGTGGAACTTCTGGTGGTGGTCGAGAACCAAACCAAAAGCTACTTTTATCAGAATGTGGTGAAGGTCTATCAGCATATGGATTGATTAACCATAGACATACCTCAGAGATCGAACAAGTAGCATCTTTAATATCTGGAAATAAAATTGAACTGCTCTTTACTCCTCATTTGGTTCCGATATCAAGAGGTATGCATTCGACTATATATGGGAGATTAAGAGATCCAGGATTAACTTCTGATGATTGCAGAATTCTTTTGGATAATTATTATAGAAATTTCAAAAATATTAAGGTCTTACCTGTAGATACATTCCCATCAACAAAATGGGTTAAAAATACAAACCAAATTTTCCTTTCTGTTAAAGTCGATATTCGAAATGGGAGGATTATTATTTTATCTGCAATTGATAATTTGTTAAAAGGTCAGACTGGGCAAGCAATTCAAAATTTAAATCTTATGTGTGGATTTTCAATGGATGAAGGTCTTGATTTAACTAATAATTTTCCATAA
- a CDS encoding DnaJ C-terminal domain-containing protein, with protein sequence MVTLGMMIHGTMTITSKNDYLSILGLSPDFDDKELKKAFRSEARKWHPDLNKNDLNAEERFKLINEAYEYLRDPNKRDNSSDKKNQEDYENNNFKTGFPDFQDYLNSLFGYEYTPKNFDEYDNEQFEDEPIYTDNDEINNYEYPTTSPEEPPPVKLYQDIETIIELTPDEAINGASILIELEDQTVVEVDTPPFAGDGWRLRLENIARGGKDHYLQLKVQTDSGLRIDGLRVHYKLELLPHDALLGCAVEVPTLDGNVTLQVPPKSSTGRMLRLKGRGLTFEDNVGDQYVEILVVIPADINDEEIALYTRLQELSLSDS encoded by the coding sequence ATGGTAACTCTAGGGATGATGATCCATGGGACAATGACTATTACCTCTAAAAATGACTATTTGTCGATTTTGGGTTTATCTCCTGATTTCGATGACAAGGAACTTAAAAAAGCCTTTCGAAGTGAAGCAAGAAAATGGCATCCTGATTTAAATAAAAATGATCTTAATGCAGAAGAAAGATTTAAATTAATTAACGAAGCGTACGAATACCTGCGTGATCCCAATAAAAGAGATAATAGTTCGGATAAAAAAAATCAAGAGGATTACGAAAATAATAATTTCAAGACTGGTTTCCCGGATTTTCAAGATTATCTAAACTCATTATTTGGATATGAATACACCCCAAAGAATTTTGACGAATATGATAATGAACAATTTGAAGATGAACCCATATATACAGATAATGATGAAATTAATAATTATGAATACCCAACAACATCTCCAGAAGAGCCGCCTCCTGTTAAACTCTACCAAGACATTGAAACAATTATTGAATTAACTCCTGATGAGGCTATAAATGGAGCTTCAATTTTAATAGAGCTTGAAGATCAAACTGTAGTTGAAGTTGATACACCTCCTTTCGCTGGAGATGGATGGAGATTAAGACTTGAAAATATTGCAAGGGGAGGAAAAGATCATTATCTACAATTAAAAGTTCAAACAGATAGTGGTCTAAGAATTGATGGTTTAAGAGTTCATTATAAATTAGAGTTATTACCTCATGATGCTCTTCTTGGTTGTGCAGTAGAAGTTCCTACCCTTGATGGGAATGTCACACTTCAAGTGCCACCAAAATCTTCTACCGGGAGAATGTTACGTTTGAAAGGTAGAGGCTTAACTTTTGAAGATAATGTAGGTGACCAATATGTTGAAATCTTGGTGGTTATACCTGCTGATATTAATGATGAGGAAATTGCTTTATATACAAGATTACAAGAATTATCACTTTCTGATTCTTAA
- the purN gene encoding phosphoribosylglycinamide formyltransferase, translating into MDRSFNYIISPEISEFRRFSPKLKIGVLASGKGTNFQELIDLSEKGELDIDIKVLITNKDDAGCIKRAESKKIPHKIIRGKDFLQKEAFELEIVNTLIHYDVELVVMAGWMKIVTPFFINKFKNKIINIHPSLLPAYKGGSAIKDSILNGSKITGCSVHFVEEEVDSGSLIMQAALSIRDDDDIESLSKRIQMLEHKILPHSISQAGFLIRSNFMENY; encoded by the coding sequence TTGGATAGATCATTTAATTACATAATTTCGCCTGAGATATCTGAATTTAGAAGATTTTCCCCTAAATTAAAAATAGGTGTTCTTGCTTCTGGGAAAGGAACAAACTTTCAGGAATTAATTGATCTCTCAGAAAAAGGAGAATTAGATATAGATATAAAAGTCCTAATAACTAACAAAGATGATGCAGGATGTATAAAGAGAGCTGAAAGTAAAAAAATACCTCACAAAATTATAAGAGGCAAAGACTTTCTGCAAAAGGAGGCATTTGAATTAGAAATTGTGAATACTTTAATTCATTACGATGTTGAACTTGTAGTTATGGCAGGCTGGATGAAAATTGTTACTCCTTTTTTTATTAATAAATTTAAGAATAAGATAATAAATATTCACCCTTCATTACTTCCCGCATATAAAGGTGGTTCAGCGATAAAGGACTCTATATTAAATGGTTCAAAAATAACTGGTTGTTCAGTACATTTTGTAGAAGAGGAGGTAGATAGTGGATCATTGATAATGCAAGCTGCATTGTCAATTAGAGACGATGATGATATTGAATCACTTTCCAAAAGGATACAAATGCTTGAGCATAAAATTTTACCTCACTCAATCTCTCAAGCTGGGTTTTTGATAAGAAGTAATTTTATGGAAAATTATTAG
- a CDS encoding 2Fe-2S iron-sulfur cluster-binding protein, translating into MNKTFTVTIKNKETGKVYQEQVNSDEYILKEFEKKGFKLAFSCRNGCCTSCAVKIKSGTLQQPEAMGVSQALKDKGYALLCVAKATSDLEVETTYEDEVYDLQFGQYFGRGNTRVAPPWEFEED; encoded by the coding sequence TTGAATAAGACTTTCACAGTTACGATTAAAAATAAAGAAACCGGAAAGGTCTACCAAGAGCAGGTTAATAGTGACGAATATATACTTAAGGAATTTGAAAAGAAAGGTTTCAAACTTGCATTTTCATGTAGAAATGGTTGCTGTACAAGTTGTGCAGTTAAAATTAAATCTGGTACCTTACAACAACCTGAAGCTATGGGTGTATCTCAGGCTTTAAAAGACAAAGGCTATGCACTTCTTTGTGTCGCTAAAGCAACTTCAGATCTTGAGGTAGAAACTACATATGAAGATGAAGTTTATGATTTACAATTTGGACAATATTTTGGGAGGGGAAACACAAGAGTTGCGCCACCTTGGGAATTTGAGGAAGATTAA
- the ribBA gene encoding bifunctional 3,4-dihydroxy-2-butanone-4-phosphate synthase/GTP cyclohydrolase II: MKETSPKSNNGTILDINESFKIEFDPISDALAAIRNGECIIVVDDERRENEGDLICAAQFATPQQINFMATEGRGLICLAMQGEKLDSLDLPLMVDRNTDENQTAFTISIDAGPENNVTTGISAEDRAKTIQVAINPNTKPDDLRRPGHIFPLRAKKGGVLKRAGHTEAAVDIAAMSGLYPAGVICEIQNPDGSMSRLPQLKEYAKKWGMKLISIADLISYRFQTERFVFRKSDAVLPSIFGNFKAYGYVNELDGSEHVALVKQKSSKLSEPVLVRMHSECLTGDAFGSLRCDCRPQLEAALSRIEKEEEGVVVYLRQEGRGIGLINKLKAYSLQDGGLDTVEANEKLGFPADLRNYGVGAQILTDLGIKKLKLLTNNPRKIAGLGGYGIEVIERVPLVICPNDNNAEYLSVKKTKLGHMIDEDNPNSRNIDPFISIFLDGKYKSIDLVPIKNNVIKFCSDQNINIKLESTPRLLAFWNRPKLVWRILHDQNRTNSNITDEEIKNIELFIQFLSNYENSTKIGIIVSRNIEQALHPKNSIKLINTKFTINNEILYSSTRKFNLDKETFSIVFED, from the coding sequence ATGAAAGAAACAAGTCCCAAATCAAATAATGGAACAATTTTGGATATAAATGAATCTTTTAAAATTGAATTTGATCCTATCAGCGATGCGTTGGCAGCGATAAGAAATGGTGAATGCATAATTGTTGTAGATGATGAAAGAAGAGAAAATGAAGGAGATTTAATATGTGCGGCGCAGTTTGCAACTCCACAGCAAATTAATTTTATGGCTACTGAGGGACGTGGCCTTATATGCCTAGCTATGCAAGGTGAAAAGCTTGACTCTTTAGATTTACCATTAATGGTGGATAGAAATACAGATGAAAATCAAACAGCTTTTACGATATCAATTGATGCTGGTCCTGAAAATAATGTTACTACTGGAATTTCCGCTGAAGACAGGGCAAAGACAATTCAAGTTGCAATAAACCCAAATACAAAACCTGATGATTTAAGGAGGCCAGGACATATTTTTCCATTAAGAGCTAAAAAAGGTGGTGTATTAAAGAGGGCAGGTCATACCGAAGCGGCAGTAGATATTGCGGCGATGTCAGGTCTATATCCAGCTGGAGTGATTTGTGAAATACAAAATCCTGACGGTTCCATGTCGAGACTTCCACAACTTAAAGAGTATGCAAAAAAGTGGGGAATGAAATTAATATCCATAGCTGATTTAATAAGTTATCGATTTCAAACTGAGAGATTTGTATTTAGAAAATCCGACGCTGTTCTTCCAAGTATTTTTGGTAATTTCAAAGCTTATGGATATGTCAATGAACTTGATGGTTCAGAGCATGTTGCATTAGTTAAGCAAAAATCATCAAAATTAAGTGAACCTGTACTAGTAAGAATGCATTCAGAGTGCTTAACTGGCGATGCTTTTGGATCATTACGTTGTGATTGTAGACCTCAATTAGAGGCTGCTTTATCAAGGATAGAAAAAGAGGAAGAGGGAGTTGTTGTCTACTTGAGGCAAGAAGGCAGAGGTATTGGTCTAATAAATAAATTAAAAGCTTACAGCTTACAGGATGGTGGATTAGACACTGTAGAAGCTAATGAAAAATTAGGTTTTCCAGCTGATCTCAGAAATTATGGAGTTGGAGCACAGATATTAACCGATCTTGGAATAAAAAAACTAAAATTACTTACAAACAATCCTAGAAAGATTGCTGGATTAGGTGGTTATGGAATAGAAGTAATTGAGAGAGTTCCATTAGTAATTTGTCCAAACGATAATAATGCAGAATATTTGAGTGTAAAAAAAACCAAGCTAGGCCACATGATTGATGAAGATAATCCTAATTCCAGGAATATCGACCCATTTATATCAATTTTTCTTGACGGAAAATATAAATCAATTGATCTAGTTCCAATAAAAAATAACGTAATTAAATTCTGTAGTGATCAAAACATTAATATTAAACTTGAAAGCACCCCAAGATTATTGGCTTTTTGGAATCGACCAAAATTAGTTTGGCGAATTTTGCATGATCAGAATAGAACCAATTCCAACATTACTGATGAAGAAATAAAGAATATAGAATTATTTATTCAATTTTTATCCAATTATGAAAACAGTACAAAGATTGGAATCATTGTTTCTAGAAATATTGAACAAGCATTACACCCAAAAAATAGCATCAAATTAATCAATACTAAATTTACTATTAATAATGAAATTTTATATTCATCTACAAGAAAATTTAATCTAGATAAAGAGACATTTAGTATTGTTTTTGAAGACTAA
- a CDS encoding glucose-6-phosphate isomerase, which produces MNGDLNSWDKFCNYLWFDKKLNIWLDISKINFTSKEIKNLEDKFKDVFSSIKELENGAISNIDENRQVGHYWLRNPSISPSAKIGEEIRADINSISEFGKQILNGDIKNKNNQQYTDVLWIGIGGSGLGPLLITESLQKCSKGLNFSYIDNVDPFLISEKLEELSEKLSTTLFVVVSKSGGTPEPRIAMEIIKSHCENNSLEWNSNAIAITMKGSKLFKKATSENWLKIFNLQDWVGGRTSITSSVGLLPLALINENISEFIRGASLMDEATRISDFNNNPAALLSSAWYLTGDGIGKRDMVVLPYRDRLQVFSKYLQQLVMESLGKKFNRNGQVVNQGISVFGNKGSTDQHAYVQQLRDGIDNFFCIFIELLDSPSTNIFDEKENPKEYLSGFLQGTRSALSSENRQSITITLEKLNCFSLGALIALFERAVSFYAELVNINAYDQPGVEAGKKAAANIIEYQQKVSNLLDEGGEYSINDITSLFDNSVSEPIFFILREMCFGNDNYLVKGDWSNPNSLVIQKINS; this is translated from the coding sequence ATGAATGGAGATTTAAACTCTTGGGATAAATTTTGTAATTATCTTTGGTTTGATAAAAAATTAAATATTTGGTTAGACATAAGCAAAATTAATTTCACAAGCAAAGAGATAAAAAATTTAGAAGATAAATTTAAAGATGTTTTTTCATCAATAAAAGAATTAGAAAATGGTGCAATCTCAAATATTGATGAAAATAGACAAGTTGGACATTATTGGCTTAGAAATCCATCAATTTCACCCTCTGCAAAAATAGGGGAAGAAATTAGAGCAGATATTAATTCAATCTCTGAATTTGGAAAACAAATTTTAAATGGGGATATTAAGAATAAGAATAATCAGCAGTATACTGATGTTCTATGGATAGGAATTGGTGGAAGTGGATTAGGACCATTACTTATTACAGAGTCACTGCAGAAGTGTTCTAAAGGCTTAAATTTTTCTTATATCGATAATGTTGATCCTTTTTTAATTAGCGAAAAGTTAGAAGAGTTATCTGAAAAATTATCAACAACATTATTTGTAGTAGTAAGCAAATCAGGTGGTACGCCTGAACCTAGAATTGCTATGGAAATTATTAAAAGTCACTGCGAAAACAATTCTCTTGAATGGAATTCTAATGCTATAGCTATAACTATGAAAGGTAGTAAGTTATTTAAAAAAGCTACTTCTGAAAATTGGTTAAAAATATTTAATTTGCAAGATTGGGTTGGTGGAAGAACTAGTATTACAAGCTCTGTGGGATTACTTCCATTAGCTCTTATTAATGAAAATATCTCTGAATTTATCAGAGGTGCATCATTAATGGATGAAGCCACACGTATAAGTGATTTTAATAATAATCCAGCAGCACTATTATCATCCGCATGGTATCTAACTGGGGATGGTATTGGAAAGAGAGATATGGTCGTATTACCTTATAGAGATAGGTTACAGGTTTTTAGTAAATATCTTCAGCAATTAGTAATGGAATCATTAGGAAAGAAATTTAATAGGAATGGTCAAGTAGTTAATCAAGGTATTTCCGTTTTTGGTAATAAAGGATCTACAGATCAGCATGCTTATGTTCAGCAACTGAGAGATGGTATTGATAATTTCTTTTGTATTTTTATTGAATTATTAGATTCTCCATCTACTAATATATTTGATGAAAAAGAGAATCCTAAAGAATATCTTTCTGGTTTTTTACAAGGAACCAGATCAGCACTCTCTAGTGAAAACAGACAAAGTATTACTATTACGTTAGAAAAGTTAAACTGTTTTTCACTAGGTGCCTTAATTGCTTTATTTGAAAGGGCTGTATCCTTCTACGCTGAATTGGTAAATATAAATGCATATGATCAACCTGGAGTTGAAGCTGGAAAGAAAGCAGCTGCAAATATTATTGAGTATCAACAAAAAGTAAGTAATTTATTAGATGAAGGTGGAGAATATTCTATAAATGACATAACATCATTGTTTGATAATTCAGTTAGTGAACCTATATTTTTTATACTCCGTGAAATGTGTTTCGGAAATGATAATTATTTAGTTAAGGGCGATTGGTCAAATCCAAATTCATTAGTTATTCAAAAAATAAATTCTTAA